One window from the genome of Pseudanabaena yagii GIHE-NHR1 encodes:
- a CDS encoding DedA family protein, whose translation MHFEFFSLEIIQEWTQQYGYWIVFLGIMLENAGIPLPGETITLVGGFLAGNGELRYPLVLLCTVAGAILGDSAGYWLGRWGGLPVLEKIGKLFRMPTDEIAIAREKFRGSADRAVFFGRFIAILRIFAGPMAGLSGMSYSRFLFFNATGALVWGVVTTGVAYYAGTLIPLETLVSGVVKISSIILSAVVLWFGAPPAFRFLKAKFIDWRTSRKPQNANPSHPHLQAGQESPVLLPIAEDKVMVKQAIEND comes from the coding sequence ATGCATTTTGAGTTTTTTTCGCTAGAAATTATTCAAGAATGGACGCAACAGTATGGATACTGGATCGTTTTCTTGGGCATTATGCTTGAGAATGCTGGCATCCCATTACCGGGGGAAACGATTACGCTGGTAGGCGGCTTCCTAGCAGGAAATGGTGAATTGCGCTATCCATTAGTTTTGCTATGTACTGTAGCAGGAGCAATCCTCGGAGATAGTGCAGGCTATTGGTTAGGTCGTTGGGGTGGTTTACCAGTTCTAGAAAAAATCGGTAAATTATTTCGGATGCCCACCGATGAGATTGCGATCGCCCGTGAAAAATTCCGTGGTAGTGCCGATCGCGCAGTTTTCTTTGGAAGGTTTATCGCCATCTTGAGGATTTTTGCAGGTCCAATGGCAGGGCTGTCGGGGATGTCCTACTCAAGGTTCCTCTTTTTTAACGCTACAGGTGCTTTGGTTTGGGGTGTAGTTACTACAGGTGTTGCCTACTATGCAGGCACGCTAATTCCCCTTGAAACCCTAGTATCTGGAGTTGTGAAAATTAGCTCTATCATTTTAAGTGCAGTTGTCCTGTGGTTTGGCGCACCACCCGCATTTCGTTTCCTAAAAGCCAAGTTCATTGATTGGCGCACTTCCCGTAAGCCTCAAAATGCTAACCCTAGTCATCCACATCTACAAGCAGGGCAAGAGTCACCTGTATTATTACCGATCGCTGAGGATAAGGTAATGGTTAAACAAGCGATCGAAAATGACTAA
- a CDS encoding NIL domain-containing protein produces the protein MKKRVNLTFPKRAINIPLTYRLAKDFNIAANIIRAQVAPNKVGKMVLELSGDIDQLEEAIEWMRSQDIEVSLHGREIVIDDTACVDCGLCTGVCPTEALTLDPKSFQLTFTRSRCVVCEQCIAACPVNAISINL, from the coding sequence ATGAAAAAAAGAGTTAATCTCACCTTCCCTAAACGGGCGATCAACATTCCCCTCACCTATCGGCTTGCCAAAGATTTTAATATTGCAGCAAATATCATCCGCGCTCAAGTGGCTCCCAATAAAGTCGGCAAGATGGTACTAGAGCTATCAGGGGATATCGACCAGCTCGAAGAAGCCATCGAATGGATGCGATCGCAAGATATCGAGGTTTCATTACATGGGCGCGAAATTGTAATTGACGATACTGCCTGTGTTGACTGTGGCTTATGCACTGGTGTATGCCCCACTGAAGCTCTGACCCTCGATCCTAAGAGCTTTCAACTCACCTTTACGCGATCGCGATGTGTAGTTTGCGAACAATGTATAGCGGCTTGTCCTGTAAACGCCATCTCGATTAATCTATAG
- a CDS encoding IS5 family transposase, producing the protein MTQKHEIRNWTEYNAGLKQRGSLTFWMSEEVIEGWLNQTLSGKRGASKDYSDIAIATFITVKAVYQQAGRQTQGLLESIFALMGIDLPVPDHSTVSRRTASLSVTLPVIPKQGAVHVVVDSTGIKVYGEGEWKTRQHGISKRRTWRKLHLGADESTGEILAAVVTTNDCHDGEVLADILDAIDAEIAQVSADGAYDHRHCYDEIAQHGAKAVIPPRKDAKIWQHGNTNAPPHPRDQNLRYIRKHGRKKWKRDSGYHRRSLAETTMFRFKKIFGATLCSRKFDNQAVELFIKCAALNRMIQLAKPLSSPVVR; encoded by the coding sequence ATGACACAGAAACATGAGATCCGCAACTGGACAGAGTATAACGCAGGGCTAAAACAAAGAGGAAGCCTGACTTTTTGGATGAGCGAAGAAGTAATTGAAGGATGGTTAAATCAAACATTAAGTGGCAAACGGGGAGCTTCCAAAGATTACAGTGATATAGCAATAGCGACATTTATCACGGTCAAAGCGGTATATCAGCAAGCAGGAAGACAAACGCAAGGACTGTTAGAGTCAATATTTGCCTTGATGGGAATAGATTTACCAGTACCAGACCACAGCACCGTGTCAAGACGGACAGCAAGTTTAAGTGTGACCTTACCAGTAATCCCGAAACAGGGAGCAGTGCATGTAGTAGTTGATTCGACAGGGATCAAAGTATACGGCGAAGGGGAATGGAAAACACGGCAGCATGGAATTAGTAAGAGACGGACATGGCGCAAATTACACCTAGGAGCCGATGAATCAACAGGAGAAATACTGGCTGCGGTCGTCACCACGAATGATTGCCACGATGGAGAAGTACTCGCCGATATTCTCGATGCGATTGATGCTGAAATTGCTCAAGTTTCCGCAGATGGAGCTTATGACCATCGTCATTGTTATGACGAGATTGCCCAACATGGTGCTAAAGCCGTGATTCCTCCGCGCAAAGATGCCAAAATCTGGCAGCATGGCAATACCAATGCTCCACCACATCCGCGTGACCAAAATCTCCGTTATATCCGTAAACATGGGCGTAAAAAATGGAAACGTGACTCAGGTTATCATCGGCGCTCTTTGGCAGAAACTACGATGTTTCGTTTCAAAAAAATCTTTGGTGCTACTTTATGTTCTCGTAAATTTGACAATCAGGCGGTTGAGTTGTTCATCAAATGTGCTGCTCTTAATCGCATGATTCAACTGGCTAAACCTCTCTCCTCTCCTGTTGTTCGTTAA